Below is a genomic region from Culicoides brevitarsis isolate CSIRO-B50_1 chromosome 2, AGI_CSIRO_Cbre_v1, whole genome shotgun sequence.
TACTTTCCGACGATTCCAACCTTCTTGGTACGTTTTGCctggaaaaaatcaaaaataacacATTAATATTGCATGCTCAAGTGTTTGGCCAGCAGTATGGTTTCAGGTTAGGAAACTGATGTCACACgcgtacaaatttttttcgcgttttCTCGCATTTGGCGGAAATTAAACGGAATTGTAACACGTTACATCAGTCAGGGATCACCTTAACTCGTTTTTGGACACATTTCCAAGTGAAAAACGTCCCGAAAAccacgaaaattaattaatttcttaccaTCTCGAGATTTTGCGATATTGACAGTCAAAATGTTGACACGAAAAGAAAGAATCGAAATGCGGAGTGGGTCGATGTCAAGTTTCGCTGATTGCTCGATGggtaaactgtcaaaaaataattggattaAAGGGTCTCGGAATATTTTTGGACGAATTTCACGATAAATCATGGGACTTCAGAGCCTTTACAAACTTGGCCTTTTCCTTGGATTCGCCTCGTTGCTTCACGTAACGTACTCGGCAGCACAACGTaagaatttatgaatttttccaacgaatttcaataatttacaaaatattttctcgaattttagACAGAACATACATCCGAATAACCGAGCAGGAGTTCAATTATCTGCCGATCGACATCATTCTGCAGGCGATTTTCAGTTTAGTGCTAGTTATTGTCAGTTTAATGAATACCATTGGAGACTTTAAGGAAATCCGGGCAGTGCAGACAAAGTCGTGGGAAACAGTGGCGAACCTGCCGTCATTTTACACATTCAATCATCGTGGAAAGACCCTCTTTTCGCCACAAAGCACGTCACAGTTACCAGTTGATTACGAcgattaatgaataaaaagacttgattccaataatttttctttaagtatatatttaataacaacTCATGAATACaagaatgtttgaaaaaaggacactttctaattaaaattcctaaaatcAGTTCAATTCCTAATTCCTTCCTCTCGAATTTACTTAGTCACATAGACTCAAAAGGAGAAAATGCTTGAAAAATGCGAGCAATAGCTCTTTACGTGTCTGTGTTTGTAAAATTGCAACTGTTGCTAATTCTGACTAATGTGAGTTCTTTAGGCCTCGTAAATAGtacaattatatttaataaaatcttctaTAAAATCCTTTTTCTAAGTTAGAGAGTAGTACAGTGATATGGATAGTTTCTATATAATGTCTTCaactttctcaaaaaaaaaaattaattaactaaaatatggttaaatatttaattcaacgcTTTCGTAACGTTCTAAGTAATTGTTTTCCGGCAAAGTATCATTGGCATCTTGCTCTGCTTTCATCTGTTGAAGGTTTTCCTCGCTTTTCGTGACGTACGACGGATTCATCGCCTTcgactaagaaaaaaaattaatttttgtttttttttttaattttttgtgtaaaataccttttgaaatatttgcatGGAC
It encodes:
- the LOC134828709 gene encoding ER membrane protein complex subunit 5, coding for MGLQSLYKLGLFLGFASLLHVTYSAAQHRTYIRITEQEFNYLPIDIILQAIFSLVLVIVSLMNTIGDFKEIRAVQTKSWETVANLPSFYTFNHRGKTLFSPQSTSQLPVDYDD